The Hyphococcus flavus genome contains a region encoding:
- the ilvD gene encoding dihydroxy-acid dehydratase, whose amino-acid sequence MTEEKQKRSDAITKGPARAPARAMLRATGLGDEDLAKPMIAVVNTWSTVTPCNMHLDKLAAPVREGVRKGGGTPVDFNTIVVSDGITMGGEGMRASLISREVIADSIELAVRGHSLDAAVILVGCDKTLPAAAMALARMDIPGVIFYGGTIMPGHCKFRGEEKDLSIQDVFEAVGAHAKGDYSDAELDQIERAACPGAGACGGQFTANTMAMALAFLGLAPMGAGDPPATDEAKAAEGARCGELAAKLAHEGKTARTFVTEASLKNAATSVVASGGSTNAVLHLAAIAAEAGVPFSIDLFDELSRSTPVILDIKPGGKFLAKDLYEAGGVRLFGKRLMEGGALFETPTVSGATMFEELAKADETPGQQVVRSVDDPIKKTGGLRILYGDVAPEGSVLKTAGYADAAFEGPARVFESEEEAFAAVSDRNIKEGDVVVIRYEGPKGGPGMREMLAVTAALAGQGLAGKVALMTDGRFSGASHGFVIGHVAPEAAAAGPIALIEEGDIIRIDAEARRIDADINWAARKAAFKPKAPNRMGGAFDKFAKLVSSASKGAVTIQPLND is encoded by the coding sequence ATGACGGAAGAAAAGCAAAAACGATCAGATGCGATCACCAAGGGGCCGGCGCGCGCCCCGGCGCGGGCTATGCTGCGCGCAACGGGGCTTGGTGATGAAGATCTGGCGAAGCCGATGATTGCGGTGGTCAACACCTGGTCGACGGTGACGCCATGCAACATGCATCTCGATAAACTGGCGGCGCCAGTGCGCGAAGGCGTCAGAAAAGGCGGCGGCACGCCGGTTGATTTCAATACTATCGTTGTTTCCGACGGCATCACTATGGGCGGCGAGGGAATGCGCGCCTCCCTGATCTCGCGTGAGGTGATTGCTGACTCTATTGAACTCGCCGTGCGCGGACATTCGCTCGATGCGGCTGTAATTCTCGTTGGTTGCGACAAGACATTACCGGCAGCGGCGATGGCGCTGGCGCGCATGGATATTCCCGGCGTTATTTTCTACGGCGGCACCATCATGCCGGGACACTGTAAATTTCGCGGCGAGGAAAAAGACCTTTCCATCCAGGATGTGTTCGAAGCGGTCGGCGCGCATGCCAAGGGCGATTATTCCGACGCGGAGCTGGACCAGATCGAGCGCGCGGCCTGCCCAGGCGCCGGCGCTTGCGGCGGTCAGTTTACGGCGAACACCATGGCCATGGCGCTGGCGTTTTTAGGGCTTGCGCCCATGGGCGCCGGCGATCCGCCAGCGACGGATGAAGCGAAAGCAGCCGAAGGCGCGCGCTGTGGCGAGTTAGCGGCGAAGCTCGCCCATGAAGGCAAAACCGCACGAACATTCGTCACCGAAGCGAGTTTGAAAAACGCAGCGACATCGGTCGTCGCCAGCGGCGGATCGACCAACGCAGTGCTGCATCTCGCTGCAATAGCAGCGGAAGCTGGCGTTCCGTTCTCCATCGACCTGTTTGATGAATTATCAAGGTCAACGCCAGTCATTCTTGATATCAAACCGGGCGGGAAGTTTCTTGCTAAAGATTTGTACGAAGCGGGCGGCGTTCGCCTGTTTGGCAAGCGACTGATGGAAGGCGGCGCTCTGTTTGAAACGCCAACGGTTAGTGGCGCGACAATGTTTGAGGAATTGGCGAAGGCGGACGAAACGCCCGGCCAACAGGTGGTTCGCTCCGTAGACGATCCAATAAAGAAAACCGGCGGGTTGCGCATTCTCTATGGCGATGTGGCGCCGGAAGGCAGCGTTCTCAAAACCGCGGGTTACGCTGACGCCGCATTCGAAGGGCCGGCGCGGGTTTTCGAAAGCGAGGAGGAGGCGTTTGCTGCGGTTTCTGATCGCAACATCAAGGAAGGCGACGTCGTCGTTATCCGTTATGAAGGACCGAAAGGCGGTCCGGGCATGCGTGAAATGCTTGCCGTCACCGCCGCACTCGCCGGTCAGGGATTAGCCGGCAAAGTCGCGCTGATGACGGATGGCCGGTTTTCCGGCGCATCGCACGGTTTCGTTATCGGCCATGTGGCGCCCGAAGCCGCCGCCGCCGGCCCAATCGCGCTTATCGAAGAAGGCGACATCATTCGTATTGACGCAGAAGCACGCCGGATTGACGCCGACATCAATTGGGCGGCGCGCAAGGCTGCATTCAAGCCAAAGGCGCCAAACCGCATGGGCGGCGCATTCGACAAATTCGCAAAACTCGTTTCATCGGCGTCGAAAGGCGCCGTCACCATTCAACCGCTGAACGACTGA
- the ilvC gene encoding ketol-acid reductoisomerase — translation MRVYTEDDARPELVKSEPVAVIGYGSQGRAHALNLKNSGCDVVVGVREGGPGAMRAAEDGLEVASVAKACEGAKLIAILTPDMTHEKIFNEEVAPHLKAGDALLFAHGFTVLYGRVQPPKDVDVIMVAPKGPGDLVRREYERGRGVPCLFAVHQDATGNAKDRALAYASLIGGATAGAIETTFKEETETDLFGEQAVLCGGASELVVAGFETLVEAGYQPEIAYYECMHELKLIVDLFYEGGLEGMHKFISETAKYGDFVSGPRVINAETKQRMREVLTDIQNGNFAHDWIMENQAGKVRYNQMLEADLNHPIEKTGKELRARMPWLKHGANTKEE, via the coding sequence ATGAGAGTCTATACGGAAGATGATGCACGCCCGGAACTGGTCAAGTCCGAACCGGTCGCCGTAATCGGTTACGGCAGTCAGGGCCGCGCCCATGCGCTGAACCTGAAAAACTCCGGCTGTGACGTGGTCGTCGGCGTGCGCGAGGGCGGGCCGGGCGCAATGCGTGCTGCTGAAGACGGTCTTGAAGTCGCTTCCGTCGCCAAGGCGTGCGAGGGCGCGAAACTGATCGCGATCCTGACGCCGGACATGACTCACGAAAAAATATTTAATGAGGAAGTCGCGCCGCATCTGAAAGCCGGTGACGCCTTGTTGTTCGCCCATGGCTTTACGGTGCTCTATGGCCGGGTGCAGCCACCAAAAGATGTTGACGTCATTATGGTTGCGCCAAAGGGGCCGGGTGACCTTGTTCGGCGTGAATATGAACGTGGTCGCGGCGTGCCGTGTCTTTTTGCTGTGCATCAGGACGCTACCGGCAACGCCAAAGACAGAGCGCTTGCCTATGCGAGCCTCATTGGCGGCGCTACCGCCGGGGCTATCGAAACGACGTTCAAGGAAGAAACCGAAACGGATTTGTTCGGTGAACAGGCGGTTTTGTGCGGCGGCGCATCGGAACTGGTCGTCGCCGGTTTCGAAACGCTGGTTGAGGCCGGCTATCAGCCAGAAATCGCTTACTACGAATGCATGCATGAGCTGAAGCTCATCGTCGATCTCTTTTACGAGGGCGGCCTTGAAGGCATGCACAAATTTATTTCCGAAACGGCGAAATATGGCGACTTCGTTTCCGGTCCGCGTGTAATCAATGCGGAAACCAAACAGCGCATGCGCGAAGTGCTGACGGATATTCAGAACGGCAATTTCGCCCATGACTGGATCATGGAAAATCAGGCCGGCAAGGTTCGTTATAACCAGATGCTGGAAGCCGATCTTAATCATCCAATCGAAAAAACGGGCAAGGAATTGCGCGCCCGAATGCCGTGGCTGAAGCACGGCGCCAATACGAAAGAGGAGTAA
- a CDS encoding acetolactate synthase 3 large subunit: protein MSSLAAKQTAKPAPALSKPGAELLLDALEEQGVEVIFGYPGGAVLPIYDALHARDSIRHVLMRHEQGALHAAEGYARSTGKVGVALVTSGPGATNAVTGLADALLDSIPLVCITGQVARPLIGTDAFQECDTTGITRSCTKHNYLVQSAQTLSNTVHEAFHVARRGRPGPVLIDIPKDTQFETALYTSRENAKNRNCIVLPELDRNKIDQTVDLMRHARRPVFYTGGGVINAGPEASETLRKLAAATGFPVTSTLMGLGAFPASNPQWLGMLGMHGSFEANNAMHDCDLMIAIGARFDDRVTGRIDAFSPNSRKVHIDVDPSSINKNVNVDIGIVGDAGEVMEALLAEWNAREKQENYKTARTNAWREQIDAWRKRKSFHYEPSKEAIKPQYAIERLYQLTRGKDVYVTTEVGQHQMWAAQHFHFDEPNRWMTSGGLGTMGYGLPAALGVQAAYPDALVIDIAGDASVQMTMQEMSAAVQHGLPIKIFILNNAYLGMVRQWQELLHGGRYSHSYSDSLPDFVKLAEAYGGQGIRAETPDELDDKIREMIDTPKPVLFDCVVTQEENVFPMIPSGAAHNEMLFGDVKGGEVSDAGKVLV, encoded by the coding sequence ATGTCTTCTCTGGCGGCTAAACAAACTGCGAAACCGGCTCCGGCGCTCTCAAAGCCCGGCGCCGAACTTCTGCTCGATGCGCTGGAGGAGCAGGGCGTTGAGGTGATTTTCGGCTATCCGGGCGGTGCCGTGTTGCCGATCTATGATGCGCTTCACGCGCGTGACTCGATCCGCCATGTGCTGATGCGTCATGAACAGGGCGCCCTGCATGCGGCGGAAGGATACGCGCGCTCAACCGGCAAGGTGGGGGTGGCATTGGTTACGTCGGGTCCCGGCGCCACCAATGCGGTGACAGGCCTTGCCGATGCCCTGCTGGATTCAATTCCGCTGGTTTGCATCACCGGTCAGGTGGCAAGGCCCTTGATCGGCACGGATGCGTTTCAGGAATGCGACACCACAGGCATCACAAGGTCATGCACGAAACATAATTATCTGGTGCAATCAGCCCAGACATTATCGAACACCGTACATGAAGCATTTCATGTTGCGCGGCGCGGCCGTCCGGGACCGGTGCTGATCGATATTCCAAAAGACACGCAATTTGAAACGGCGCTTTATACCAGCCGCGAGAATGCAAAAAATCGCAATTGCATCGTCCTGCCAGAGCTTGACCGCAACAAGATCGACCAGACAGTCGATCTGATGCGTCATGCACGCCGCCCTGTCTTTTACACCGGCGGCGGCGTCATCAATGCAGGTCCCGAAGCCAGTGAAACATTGCGGAAGCTGGCGGCCGCCACGGGGTTTCCCGTGACATCGACCCTGATGGGGCTTGGCGCGTTTCCGGCGTCAAACCCGCAATGGCTCGGCATGCTTGGCATGCATGGAAGTTTCGAGGCGAATAACGCCATGCATGACTGCGACCTGATGATCGCCATAGGCGCGCGGTTTGACGACCGCGTCACTGGCCGTATCGACGCCTTTTCACCGAACTCACGCAAGGTCCACATCGATGTGGACCCATCATCCATAAACAAGAATGTAAACGTGGATATCGGCATTGTAGGCGATGCCGGCGAAGTCATGGAGGCGTTGCTTGCTGAATGGAACGCGCGTGAGAAACAGGAAAATTATAAAACGGCGCGCACCAACGCGTGGCGAGAGCAGATTGATGCATGGCGCAAGCGAAAGTCGTTTCATTACGAACCTTCCAAAGAAGCGATCAAACCGCAATACGCTATCGAGCGTCTGTATCAATTGACTCGCGGGAAGGACGTCTACGTGACGACCGAAGTCGGCCAGCATCAGATGTGGGCCGCCCAGCATTTTCACTTTGATGAACCGAACCGCTGGATGACGTCAGGCGGGCTTGGCACAATGGGCTATGGCCTTCCCGCCGCGCTCGGCGTGCAGGCGGCGTATCCGGACGCTCTCGTCATTGATATTGCTGGCGATGCTTCGGTACAGATGACCATGCAGGAAATGTCGGCGGCGGTTCAGCATGGCCTGCCTATCAAAATTTTCATTCTGAATAACGCTTATCTCGGCATGGTGCGCCAGTGGCAGGAATTGTTACATGGCGGTCGGTATTCCCATTCATACTCTGACAGTCTTCCTGATTTCGTGAAACTTGCTGAAGCCTATGGCGGGCAGGGTATTCGGGCTGAAACCCCCGATGAGCTCGACGACAAAATCAGGGAAATGATTGATACGCCAAAACCGGTGTTGTTCGATTGCGTGGTGACGCAAGAAGAAAACGTATTTCCAATGATCCCATCGGGTGCGGCGCATAACGAAATGCTATTTGGCGACGTCAAGGGCGGCGAAGTGAGCGACGCCGGAAAGGTGCTGGTATGA
- the ilvN gene encoding acetolactate synthase small subunit codes for MTASNVTTPAPSQSVYPVTPDQGDVREAVLAVIVDNEPGVLSRVVGLISARGYNIESLTVAETDVEKHTSRITIVTQGTPAKIEQIKAQLGRLVPVRRVIDVSAEKDALERELALIKVVSVGDQRLEAMRVADIFRARALDTTPTSFVFEVTGAREKINAFIDLMRPLGLSEISRTGVLSIRRGVTGD; via the coding sequence ATGACTGCGTCTAATGTTACAACGCCTGCGCCGTCGCAATCCGTTTATCCGGTCACGCCGGATCAGGGTGACGTGAGAGAAGCAGTGCTTGCTGTCATCGTTGATAATGAGCCGGGCGTTTTGTCTCGTGTTGTCGGACTGATTTCGGCGCGCGGATACAATATCGAAAGTCTGACGGTGGCGGAAACAGATGTCGAAAAGCATACCTCGCGCATCACAATTGTGACGCAAGGCACGCCCGCCAAAATCGAACAAATCAAGGCCCAACTTGGCCGTCTCGTGCCGGTGCGCCGCGTGATTGACGTAAGCGCAGAAAAGGACGCTCTCGAACGTGAGCTGGCGCTGATCAAAGTCGTCAGTGTTGGTGATCAACGATTGGAAGCCATGCGCGTCGCCGATATTTTTCGCGCTCGAGCTCTCGATACCACTCCGACATCCTTTGTGTTCGAAGTCACTGGCGCGCGAGAAAAAATCAACGCGTTTATCGATTTGATGCGGCCATTAGGTCTTTCCGAAATTTCCCGGACCGGCGTGTTGTCGATCCGTCGCGGCGTGACGGGTGATTAA
- a CDS encoding 2-isopropylmalate synthase, giving the protein MTTQHIKTDDVKPVSENHVKIFDTTLRDGEQAPGFSMSTDAKLIVARTLSDLNVDIIEAGFAAASPGDAAAIRTIASEIEGPTIGSLARLNKNDIDAAAHAIEPAQQKRIHTFIGTSPLHRDAKLKMSKEEILKVISEIVAYASSACDDIEFSPEDAIRTEREFLLEAVEAAIEAGATTINIPDTVGYTTPEEITDLFRFLKENAKGADRAIFSVHCHDDLGMAVANSLAAVRGGARQIECAINGIGERAGNCSMEEAVMALATRRDFFNVSTQIDTTKIFAASTTLARVTHNPIPRNKAIVGKNAFAHEAGIHQHGVLANKRTYEIMDAEAVGMPSNSIVLGKHSGKHAVAARVKALGFNVSKQKIEDIFPAFKRLADTCREVTDADLVRIVTGNAETDGRIGPWRMRKTELHVNFEDETRPHARITMEHDNGERQSVTHEGEGPIDAAFAAVCAIADVPGHIHTLDLNHVAAEGIVRAEAVIEVEGKFYSGKSEEVDIADAAVASFVAAVNQAAAIRAGVSAEQERAAS; this is encoded by the coding sequence ATGACTACCCAACACATAAAAACGGATGACGTGAAACCCGTCAGCGAAAACCACGTCAAGATTTTTGACACCACCTTGCGCGACGGCGAACAAGCGCCGGGCTTTTCCATGTCCACCGATGCGAAACTGATTGTCGCGAGGACCCTCAGTGACTTGAACGTCGACATCATTGAAGCCGGATTTGCTGCGGCTTCTCCGGGTGATGCGGCTGCAATCCGTACAATTGCAAGCGAAATCGAAGGGCCGACGATTGGTTCATTGGCGCGACTGAACAAGAACGATATCGATGCTGCGGCGCATGCTATCGAGCCAGCACAACAGAAACGTATTCACACATTCATCGGCACTAGCCCATTGCACCGCGACGCTAAGCTGAAGATGTCGAAGGAAGAAATCTTGAAAGTGATTTCGGAAATTGTCGCCTATGCATCGTCCGCATGTGATGACATTGAATTTTCGCCAGAAGATGCGATCCGCACGGAGCGGGAGTTTTTGCTTGAGGCTGTGGAGGCAGCGATCGAAGCCGGCGCCACGACCATCAACATTCCTGATACGGTCGGTTATACAACGCCGGAAGAAATCACGGATCTCTTCCGATTCTTGAAAGAAAATGCCAAAGGCGCTGATCGGGCGATATTCTCTGTTCATTGCCATGACGATCTCGGCATGGCGGTCGCGAACTCGCTGGCGGCGGTGCGCGGTGGCGCGCGTCAAATTGAATGCGCCATAAACGGCATCGGCGAGCGTGCCGGAAACTGTTCCATGGAAGAAGCGGTGATGGCGCTGGCGACACGCCGGGATTTCTTCAACGTCTCGACCCAGATTGATACGACGAAGATTTTCGCAGCATCGACTACGCTTGCGCGCGTAACGCATAACCCGATCCCGCGCAACAAGGCGATTGTCGGTAAAAATGCATTCGCGCATGAAGCCGGCATTCATCAGCATGGCGTTCTGGCGAATAAGCGCACTTATGAAATCATGGATGCGGAAGCTGTCGGCATGCCGTCAAACTCTATTGTTCTGGGAAAACACTCCGGCAAGCATGCCGTTGCGGCGCGCGTCAAAGCGCTGGGCTTTAATGTTTCAAAACAGAAAATCGAGGATATTTTCCCGGCGTTCAAACGGCTGGCGGACACCTGCCGCGAAGTGACTGACGCTGATCTCGTGCGCATTGTTACCGGCAACGCCGAAACAGACGGGCGCATCGGTCCGTGGCGCATGCGCAAGACTGAGCTTCATGTAAACTTTGAGGACGAAACGCGCCCGCATGCGCGCATCACCATGGAACATGACAATGGTGAGCGCCAATCGGTAACCCACGAAGGAGAGGGGCCCATTGATGCGGCGTTCGCCGCTGTGTGCGCCATTGCTGACGTGCCGGGGCATATCCATACGCTGGATCTTAATCATGTCGCTGCCGAGGGTATTGTTCGCGCCGAAGCCGTTATTGAAGTTGAGGGAAAATTTTATTCCGGAAAATCCGAAGAGGTTGATATCGCCGACGCCGCGGTTGCCTCGTTTGTCGCTGCAGTCAATCAGGCGGCGGCGATCCGCGCGGGCGTTAGCGCAGAGCAGGAAAGGGCGGCGTCATGA
- the leuC gene encoding 3-isopropylmalate dehydratase large subunit: protein MTRNNSSPQSLFDKLWEQHVAVPETADAPAVLYIDLHLVHEVTSPQAFSVLDEQGLKVRRPDRTIATLDHSTPTLPANENGDLPYATPDAKAQVETLIANCEKHGIQLLNLGDPRRGIVHVIGPELGLTQPGKTIVCGDSHTSTHGAFGALAFGIGTTEVGHVLATQSVLQRKPKSMRVIFDGALQEGVSAKDMALAMIAEIGADGGQGYAIEFAGEAVKALSMEGRMTLCNMSIEAGARFGMVAPDELTFEWVKDREFAPKGDSWHEALMRWRTLPTEDGAAFDKQVRINAGAIRPMITYGVSPDAAAPVTAHAPKPRTSAEQHAVDYMQFEPDQPFTKAEVNRVFIGSCTNSRLSDLRDAAAIMRGRRVKEGVVTLVVPGSEAVKRAAEAEGLHDVFRAAGAEWREPGCSMCIAMNGDAGAPGELVVSTSNRNFIGRQGKGVRTVLASPATAAASAIEGRIADPRPYVNEMKESA from the coding sequence ATGACCCGTAATAATTCCAGCCCGCAATCCTTATTCGACAAACTATGGGAACAGCATGTCGCAGTGCCTGAAACGGCGGACGCGCCTGCGGTTCTCTACATCGACCTGCATCTGGTGCATGAAGTAACCTCGCCGCAAGCATTTTCAGTGCTGGACGAGCAGGGACTGAAAGTGCGTCGTCCGGACCGGACGATTGCAACGCTTGATCACTCAACGCCGACTTTGCCGGCGAACGAAAATGGCGATCTTCCGTACGCCACGCCAGACGCGAAAGCGCAGGTGGAGACGCTGATCGCCAATTGTGAAAAGCATGGCATTCAACTCTTGAATTTGGGTGATCCACGACGCGGGATCGTCCATGTCATTGGACCCGAGCTTGGTTTGACGCAGCCTGGCAAGACTATTGTCTGCGGAGACAGCCATACCTCCACCCATGGCGCTTTTGGCGCACTGGCGTTCGGTATCGGCACGACGGAAGTCGGGCATGTGCTGGCGACCCAAAGCGTTCTACAAAGAAAACCCAAATCCATGCGCGTTATTTTTGACGGCGCTTTACAAGAGGGTGTCAGCGCCAAGGATATGGCGCTCGCTATGATTGCTGAGATCGGCGCCGATGGCGGACAGGGGTACGCCATCGAGTTTGCTGGCGAGGCAGTGAAAGCGCTTTCCATGGAAGGCCGCATGACCCTATGCAATATGTCGATAGAGGCCGGCGCCCGTTTCGGCATGGTCGCTCCGGATGAATTGACATTCGAGTGGGTGAAGGACCGTGAGTTCGCGCCAAAGGGCGATAGTTGGCATGAGGCGCTAATGCGCTGGCGTACGCTGCCGACCGAGGATGGCGCAGCGTTCGACAAACAGGTCAGGATTAACGCCGGCGCAATTCGCCCGATGATTACGTATGGCGTTTCACCAGACGCCGCTGCACCCGTTACCGCCCATGCGCCAAAGCCGCGCACGAGCGCAGAGCAACACGCTGTCGACTACATGCAGTTCGAACCAGATCAGCCCTTTACAAAGGCTGAGGTCAATCGTGTTTTCATTGGCAGTTGCACAAACTCACGGCTTTCGGACCTGCGTGACGCAGCGGCGATTATGCGCGGCCGCCGGGTGAAAGAAGGTGTTGTCACGCTTGTCGTCCCCGGATCGGAAGCGGTGAAACGCGCGGCGGAGGCGGAAGGCCTGCATGATGTCTTCCGTGCGGCCGGCGCCGAATGGCGCGAACCAGGCTGTTCCATGTGCATCGCCATGAACGGCGACGCTGGCGCGCCGGGCGAACTGGTCGTTTCAACATCCAATCGCAACTTTATCGGCCGTCAGGGCAAAGGCGTCCGAACCGTACTCGCCAGTCCGGCGACAGCGGCGGCCTCAGCCATCGAGGGGCGCATCGCCGACCCGCGTCCATATGTCAACGAGATGAAGGAGAGTGCGTAA
- the leuD gene encoding 3-isopropylmalate dehydratase small subunit, whose protein sequence is MSFEPFNALTSRTVVLRQENIDTDQIIPARFLTTTSKEGLGESVFFDWRYEDDGKPRNSSIFNGYNPDTHKILVAGSNFGCGSSREHAPWALYGFGFRAVISSDIADIFKSNALKNGLLAIEVDPKTHASLLNNPGAEIEIDLERQVVALSVWEKAHFDIEPFARQCLMNGVDQLGHLQNKLAEIEAYEAACA, encoded by the coding sequence ATGTCATTCGAACCTTTTAACGCGCTAACTTCACGCACTGTCGTACTCCGGCAAGAAAATATCGATACGGATCAGATCATTCCCGCCCGCTTTTTAACGACGACTTCGAAAGAGGGGCTTGGCGAGTCCGTGTTTTTTGATTGGCGTTACGAAGACGATGGCAAGCCCAGAAATTCTTCCATCTTCAACGGCTACAACCCAGACACGCATAAAATTCTGGTGGCGGGATCGAATTTCGGTTGCGGGTCTTCTCGCGAGCATGCGCCATGGGCGCTTTACGGGTTTGGGTTTAGAGCGGTCATCAGCTCTGACATTGCTGATATTTTCAAAAGCAACGCCCTTAAAAACGGCCTTCTGGCGATTGAGGTTGATCCGAAAACCCATGCCAGTCTGCTTAATAATCCGGGCGCTGAGATTGAGATTGATCTCGAACGGCAAGTGGTGGCGTTAAGCGTCTGGGAGAAAGCGCATTTTGATATCGAGCCTTTTGCCCGCCAGTGCCTGATGAACGGTGTTGACCAGTTGGGGCACCTTCAAAACAAGCTTGCGGAAATCGAAGCCTATGAGGCGGCGTGCGCATGA
- the leuB gene encoding 3-isopropylmalate dehydrogenase, with translation MTRKIAFLPGDGVGPEVSAAARRVLDAVAETHSLSLKYNEYLFGGAAIDTAGDPLPSETKTGCLEADAVFLGAVGGPKWDGGALRPEKGLLDLRKALGVYANLRPTSIAAGMEHLSPLKIERAKDVDFLIVRELTGGMYFGDRTEGNDTARDECLYTREEVSRVARIAFEAARKRKGKVASVDKANVLATSRLWRNAVNDLHQAEFQDVEFSHVLVDAMAMKLIQAPADFDVILTENLFGDILSDEASVLSGSIGLAPSASLGDGARGLFEPIHGSAPDIAGHGKANPVGAILSAAMMLRYSLDAGEAADAIENAVAGALEQGRGTSDIGGEDTTASFTEAIMALIE, from the coding sequence ATGACAAGGAAAATTGCGTTTCTTCCCGGCGATGGCGTCGGGCCGGAGGTGAGCGCCGCCGCCCGGCGAGTGTTGGATGCTGTCGCGGAAACACATTCGCTGTCACTGAAGTATAATGAGTACCTGTTTGGCGGGGCCGCCATCGATACTGCTGGAGACCCGCTTCCGTCAGAAACGAAAACGGGCTGCCTCGAAGCGGATGCTGTCTTTCTTGGCGCGGTCGGCGGACCGAAATGGGATGGCGGGGCCTTGAGGCCGGAAAAAGGATTGCTGGATCTGAGAAAAGCGCTTGGCGTCTACGCCAATTTGCGACCAACATCGATCGCTGCCGGCATGGAGCATCTGTCGCCGTTAAAAATTGAACGCGCAAAAGATGTTGACTTTTTGATCGTCCGGGAGCTGACGGGAGGCATGTATTTCGGTGATCGTACCGAAGGGAACGATACTGCTCGCGATGAATGCCTCTATACGCGGGAAGAAGTGAGCCGCGTTGCGCGCATCGCCTTCGAGGCGGCAAGAAAGCGCAAGGGCAAAGTCGCCTCAGTCGATAAAGCCAATGTGCTTGCCACAAGCCGATTGTGGCGAAACGCCGTTAACGATCTTCATCAGGCGGAGTTTCAAGACGTGGAGTTTTCCCACGTTCTGGTGGACGCCATGGCTATGAAACTGATCCAGGCACCGGCGGATTTTGACGTGATCCTGACTGAAAATCTCTTCGGCGATATTTTAAGCGACGAGGCGTCGGTGCTATCGGGCTCCATTGGCCTTGCGCCGTCCGCATCACTGGGCGATGGCGCGCGTGGACTTTTCGAACCGATCCATGGTTCAGCGCCGGACATCGCCGGACACGGGAAAGCCAATCCGGTCGGGGCGATTTTGAGCGCCGCCATGATGCTGCGTTACAGTTTGGATGCAGGCGAGGCGGCTGACGCGATTGAAAACGCCGTTGCGGGCGCGCTGGAACAAGGCCGTGGAACGAGCGATATTGGCGGGGAAGATACGACAGCGAGTTTTACCGAAGCGATAATGGCGTTAATTGAATGA
- a CDS encoding nucleoside deaminase: MLNDFDHQFIERAFAEAKKSYDEGGLPIGSVLARGHEMIAAGHNKRVQAGDPIAHGEMDCLRKAGRQKSYRGLTLYTSLSPCMMCSGTIVQFKIPRVVINDTKNFGGNETFLRERGVEVIDVAHPASLELMARFIKEKPELWNEDIME; this comes from the coding sequence ATGCTCAATGACTTTGATCATCAATTCATCGAACGCGCTTTCGCTGAGGCGAAGAAAAGCTACGACGAGGGCGGACTGCCCATCGGTTCTGTGCTCGCAAGAGGACATGAGATGATCGCGGCTGGGCATAATAAGCGCGTTCAGGCAGGCGACCCCATCGCCCATGGCGAGATGGATTGCCTTCGCAAGGCGGGACGGCAAAAGAGTTATCGCGGCCTGACGCTTTATACATCGCTTTCCCCCTGCATGATGTGTTCAGGCACTATCGTTCAGTTCAAAATTCCGCGCGTTGTCATCAACGATACAAAGAACTTTGGCGGCAATGAAACTTTCCTGCGCGAGCGCGGCGTTGAAGTGATCGACGTTGCTCACCCGGCCTCTCTGGAATTGATGGCGCGCTTCATCAAGGAAAAGCCGGAGTTGTGGAACGAGGATATCATGGAGTGA